A stretch of the Lactuca sativa cultivar Salinas chromosome 9, Lsat_Salinas_v11, whole genome shotgun sequence genome encodes the following:
- the LOC128128919 gene encoding secreted RxLR effector protein 161-like, whose amino-acid sequence MFKKDMSTKFEMSDLGLLTYYLGIEVNQHEEGVSLKQEAYAKALLDKTRMKACNSTRAPMENKLKLRKKEAGELVDPTEYRSIVGALRYLTHTRPDISFAVGIVSRFMEKPMLEHLQAVKCILRYVKGTVNFGLEYTKGKEKVTLTGYSDSDMGNDVNERKSTGGMVFYINNNLITWASQKQRCVALSSCEAEFMAATLAACQGIWLRRLTSEITGQKVPPVKLLVDNKSALELMKNPVFHGRSKHIDIRFHFIRECVENGYIIVTHVDSKE is encoded by the coding sequence ATGTTCAAAAAGGACATGAGTACCAAGTTTGAAATGAGTGATCTTGGACTCCTGACCTATTATCTAGGAATCGAAGTGAATCAGCATGAAGAAGGAGTTTCCTTGAAGCAAGAAGCCTATGCAAAAGCTCTCCTAGACAAGACACGAATGAAAGCCTGCAATTCCACAAGGGCACCAATGGAAAACAAGCTAAAACTGCGAAAGAAAGAAGCAGGAGAGCTGGTCGACCCTACAGAGTATCGAAGTATAGTGGGTGCACTAAGGTACTTAACACATACTCGTCCAGATATTTCTTTTGCAGTAGGAATAGTCAGTAGATTTATGGAAAAACCAATGCTGGAACACCTGCAAGCAGTAAAGTGCATACTCAGATATGTGAAGGGCACTGTGAACTTTGGTTTGGAATACACAAAGGGGAAAGAAAAGGTAACTCTCACTGGCTATTCAGATAGTGACATGGGAAACGATGTGAATGAAAGGAAAAGCACTGGAGGAATGGTGTTCTATATCAACAACAACTTGATTACATGGGCATCACAGAAACAGAGATGTGTTGCACTCTCTTCGTGTGAAGCAGAATTCATGGCAGCTACTTTAGCAGCCTGTCAGGGAATCTGGTTGAGAAGGTTAACAAGTGAGATAACTGGTCAAAAAGTACCACCAGTAAAACTTCTTGTGGATAACAAATCTGCACTGGAGCTAATGAAAAATCCAGTGTTTCATGGAAGGAGTAAACACATTGATATCCGATTTCATTTCATTCGTGAGTGTGTAGAAAATGGATACATCATTGTTACTCATGTGGATAGTAAGGAATAG